Proteins encoded within one genomic window of Bradyrhizobium sp. CB1717:
- the nth gene encoding endonuclease III, which yields MAKITRKPVPRKAAVPKKKAKAAVAKPKAPAKKSLKAIKPWTPAEIHEVFSRFRKANPEPKGELEHVNPFTLLVAVVLSAQATDAGVNKATRALFEVADTPQKMLDLGEERLRDYIKTIGLYRTKAKNVIALSAKVLSDFGGEVPRTRAEIESLPGAGRKTANVVLNMAFGEHTMAVDTHVFRVGNRTGLAPGKTPLDVELGLEKVIPAEFMLHAHHWLILHGRYTCLARKPRCEVCLINDLCRWPEKTV from the coding sequence ATGGCGAAAATCACCCGCAAGCCGGTCCCGCGCAAAGCCGCCGTGCCGAAGAAAAAGGCAAAGGCGGCGGTCGCGAAACCGAAGGCTCCCGCCAAGAAATCGCTCAAGGCCATAAAACCGTGGACGCCGGCGGAGATCCACGAGGTCTTCAGCCGCTTCCGCAAGGCCAATCCGGAGCCGAAGGGCGAGCTCGAGCACGTCAACCCGTTCACGCTGCTGGTCGCCGTGGTGCTGTCGGCGCAGGCGACTGATGCCGGCGTCAACAAGGCGACGCGCGCGTTGTTCGAGGTCGCCGATACGCCGCAGAAGATGCTCGATCTCGGCGAGGAGCGCTTGCGCGACTACATCAAGACCATCGGCCTCTATCGCACCAAGGCCAAGAACGTCATCGCGCTCTCGGCAAAAGTGCTCAGCGATTTCGGCGGCGAGGTGCCGCGCACGCGCGCCGAGATCGAGTCATTGCCCGGTGCGGGGCGCAAGACCGCCAATGTCGTACTCAACATGGCCTTCGGCGAGCACACGATGGCGGTGGACACCCATGTCTTCCGTGTCGGCAATCGCACGGGGCTTGCGCCCGGCAAGACGCCGCTCGACGTCGAGCTCGGCCTCGAAAAGGTGATCCCGGCCGAGTTCATGCTGCATGCGCATCACTGGCTGATCCTCCACGGCCGCTATACCTGCCTCGCACGCAAGCCGCGCTGCGAGGTGTGCCTGATCAACGATCTCTGCCGCTGGCCGGAGAAGACGGTCTGA
- a CDS encoding bifunctional helix-turn-helix domain-containing protein/methylated-DNA--[protein]-cysteine S-methyltransferase, with the protein MMTLAIHDQRLAKPGPQNAALRDYDSVRRAIAFISENWRAQPTIEAMADAAGVTPDELHHLFRRWASITPKAFMQALTLDHAKGLLRDSASILDAALDSGLSGPGRLHDLFVTHEAMSPGEWKNGGAGLTLRYGFHPSPFGTAIVIATDRGLSGLAFADHGEEKIALADMTRRWPKATYVEDHEGTAPLAARIFDPKLWRPDQPLRVVLIGTDFEVRVWETLLKIPMGRAVSYSDIACNIDSPKASRAVGAAVGKNPVSFVVPCHRALSKSGTLTGYHWGITRKQAMLGWEAGRVGMQ; encoded by the coding sequence ATGATGACACTCGCAATCCATGACCAGCGCCTGGCCAAGCCGGGCCCCCAGAACGCCGCGCTGCGGGATTACGATTCCGTGCGCCGGGCGATCGCGTTCATCTCGGAGAACTGGCGCGCGCAGCCGACCATCGAGGCGATGGCGGATGCGGCCGGCGTCACGCCGGATGAGCTGCACCATCTGTTCCGCCGCTGGGCTTCGATCACGCCGAAGGCTTTCATGCAGGCGCTTACCCTGGACCATGCGAAGGGCCTGCTGCGGGACTCCGCGAGCATCCTCGACGCCGCGCTCGACTCCGGGCTGTCAGGTCCTGGCCGGCTGCACGATCTCTTCGTCACCCATGAAGCGATGTCGCCGGGCGAATGGAAGAACGGCGGCGCGGGGCTCACCTTGCGCTACGGCTTCCATCCCTCGCCGTTCGGCACCGCCATCGTGATCGCGACCGACCGCGGCCTCTCGGGCCTCGCCTTCGCCGATCATGGCGAAGAGAAGATCGCGCTCGCCGACATGACGCGGCGCTGGCCGAAGGCGACCTATGTCGAAGATCACGAAGGCACCGCGCCGCTCGCCGCGCGCATCTTCGACCCGAAACTCTGGCGGCCCGACCAGCCGCTGCGCGTGGTTCTGATCGGCACCGATTTCGAAGTGCGGGTGTGGGAGACGCTGCTGAAGATTCCGATGGGCCGCGCGGTGTCCTATTCCGACATCGCCTGCAACATCGACAGCCCGAAGGCCTCGCGCGCCGTCGGCGCTGCGGTCGGCAAGAACCCGGTCTCGTTCGTCGTGCCCTGCCACCGCGCACTCAGCAAGAGCGGCACGCTCACCGGCTATCACTGGGGCATCACCCGCAAGCAGGCGATGCTGGGCTGGGAAGCCGGGCGGGTCGGGATGCAGTAA
- a CDS encoding DUF2244 domain-containing protein has protein sequence MSTGNEIERKDFEDQREVQIFSALLTPHRSLNRTGFLAVMLFLSVVSFATGLAFLLKGAWPVLGFFGLDVLVVWWAFRVNFGTGRAREEITVTTSELRVRRISHRGQVAEWTFNPLWVRLDMEVDEDFGIEHLYLISRGHQIQLARFLGPEEKASFYKGLVEALNAAKRGPTYNPIN, from the coding sequence ATGAGCACAGGCAACGAAATTGAGCGCAAGGATTTTGAAGATCAGCGCGAAGTGCAGATCTTCTCCGCGCTGCTGACGCCGCACCGCTCGCTGAACCGCACCGGGTTTCTCGCCGTGATGCTGTTCCTGAGCGTCGTCAGCTTTGCCACCGGCCTCGCCTTCCTGTTGAAGGGCGCCTGGCCCGTGCTCGGCTTCTTTGGTCTCGACGTGCTCGTGGTCTGGTGGGCCTTCAGGGTCAATTTCGGCACGGGGCGGGCACGCGAGGAGATCACCGTCACGACCTCCGAACTGCGGGTGCGGCGCATCAGCCATCGCGGTCAGGTCGCCGAATGGACCTTCAATCCGCTCTGGGTCCGCCTCGACATGGAAGTCGACGAGGATTTCGGCATCGAGCACCTCTACCTGATCTCGCGCGGCCACCAGATCCAGCTTGCGAGGTTCCTGGGACCTGAGGAAAAGGCAAGCTTTTACAAAGGCTTGGTCGAGGCGCTGAACGCCGCCAAGCGTGGGCCGACCTACAACCCGATCAACTGA
- a CDS encoding 2,3-bisphosphoglycerate-dependent phosphoglycerate mutase, producing MSERLLVLVRHGQSEWNLKNLFTGWKDPDLTELGVKEAKEAGRKLKAQGLVFDVAFTSVLTRAQHTLDLILGELGQEGLPTSKDLALNERDYGDLSGLNKDDARKKWGEEQVHVWRRSYDVPPPGGESLKDTLARALPYYVQEILPAVLNGKCTLVAAHGNSLRALIMVLEKLSPEGILKRELATGVPIIYRLNADSTVASKLDLAG from the coding sequence ATGAGCGAACGTCTCCTCGTGCTCGTGCGCCACGGCCAGAGCGAATGGAATCTGAAGAACCTGTTCACGGGCTGGAAGGACCCCGACCTCACCGAGCTCGGCGTGAAGGAAGCGAAGGAAGCCGGCCGCAAGCTGAAGGCGCAGGGCCTCGTGTTCGACGTCGCCTTCACTTCGGTGCTGACGCGCGCGCAGCACACGCTCGACCTCATCCTCGGCGAGCTCGGCCAGGAGGGCCTGCCGACCTCGAAGGACCTCGCGCTGAACGAGCGCGACTATGGCGATCTCTCCGGCCTCAACAAGGACGATGCGCGCAAGAAGTGGGGCGAGGAGCAGGTGCATGTCTGGCGCCGCTCCTACGATGTGCCGCCGCCCGGCGGCGAAAGCCTGAAGGACACGCTCGCCCGCGCATTGCCGTACTATGTGCAGGAGATCCTGCCCGCCGTGCTCAACGGCAAGTGCACCCTGGTCGCTGCCCACGGCAACTCGCTGCGCGCGCTGATCATGGTGCTGGAGAAGCTGTCGCCGGAAGGCATTTTGAAGCGCGAGCTCGCCACCGGCGTGCCGATCATCTACCGGCTGAACGCGGATTCGACCGTGGCCTCGAAGCTGGATCTGGCGGGCTAA